The Desulfohalovibrio reitneri genome contains a region encoding:
- a CDS encoding PAS domain S-box protein gives MEEFEPPAAGGNALSGLDVLVVGGGPDSRSRLRRFLTSLVASVREAGDGAEGLEAFAARPSGAVLVDISHPGMGGLEMVRRIRSESRDMPVIILADDPGAEEMRQALRLGVRDCLLQPVSGDDLLAALAQAANDNPRREAGWRMLADHPGAGLSLRDGDGRLRRANRAFCDILGFDSPEEAVDTLRNIDQQLYASPGRSAEVAASAEPMVSQVYGRDGDALWVSESLRPVEVDGRTFLQGVMVDVTSAREAEESLSATLRMFQKVLDTTPDAVVVLDTEHQVILANDAFAADLGLDKEDALGLPVEEFLTPLADEDDGRTEGSHLDAFFHSPREHNLVLSDASGMLRLGTLKPFYGEDDDLLGALLQLRKEELTGLAG, from the coding sequence ATGGAAGAGTTTGAACCACCCGCCGCCGGCGGGAACGCCCTGTCCGGGCTGGATGTCCTCGTGGTTGGGGGCGGCCCGGATTCGCGTTCCCGTCTGCGGCGTTTTCTCACCTCGCTGGTCGCCTCGGTGCGCGAGGCCGGGGACGGGGCGGAGGGGCTGGAGGCCTTTGCCGCCCGCCCCTCCGGGGCGGTGCTGGTCGATATTTCCCATCCCGGCATGGGCGGCCTGGAAATGGTCCGCCGCATCCGATCGGAATCCCGGGACATGCCCGTCATCATCCTGGCCGATGACCCCGGCGCGGAGGAGATGCGCCAAGCCTTGCGCCTGGGTGTAAGGGACTGTTTGCTCCAGCCGGTGAGCGGAGACGACTTGCTGGCCGCGCTCGCCCAAGCCGCGAACGACAACCCGCGGCGGGAAGCGGGCTGGCGCATGCTGGCCGACCATCCCGGCGCGGGGCTCTCCCTGCGCGACGGGGACGGAAGGTTGCGCCGCGCCAACCGGGCCTTTTGCGACATCCTGGGCTTCGATTCGCCCGAAGAGGCGGTGGACACCCTGCGCAACATCGACCAGCAGCTCTACGCCTCGCCCGGCCGCTCGGCCGAGGTGGCCGCCTCGGCCGAACCCATGGTCTCCCAAGTCTACGGCCGCGACGGCGACGCCCTGTGGGTCTCCGAAAGCCTGCGGCCGGTGGAGGTGGACGGCCGGACATTTCTGCAGGGCGTCATGGTGGACGTGACCTCGGCAAGAGAGGCTGAGGAGAGCCTCTCCGCGACCCTGCGGATGTTTCAGAAGGTGCTGGACACCACGCCGGACGCGGTGGTGGTGCTGGATACGGAACACCAGGTCATCCTGGCCAACGACGCCTTCGCCGCCGACTTGGGGCTGGACAAGGAGGACGCCCTGGGCCTCCCAGTGGAGGAGTTCCTGACCCCGCTGGCGGACGAGGACGACGGGCGGACGGAGGGTTCGCACCTGGACGCCTTCTTCCACAGCCCCAGGGAGCACAACCTGGTGCTGTCCGACGCCTCCGGCATGTTACGACTGGGCACGTTGAAGCCCTTCTACGGCGAGGACGACGATTTGCTGGGAGCGCTTCTGCAACTGCGCAAGGAAGAGTTGACCGGACTGGCCGGGTAG
- a CDS encoding phosphatase PAP2 family protein, translating to MFVTPAWDQALFTWINTRHAPAADWLMLAVSEAWLAWALGGLVLALYVWRKGVRSALPLLLIPLAVGAADFSTKHLKDANCRARPLNTLPHTRFFEDGVWQKRPAGFSRKPGCGSSYPSAHAANTMAAASSVMFLIPQTRPWLLALPAVTGYSRVYLGKHYPTDVLAGWVVGLAWAAFVRMLFMWWRRRRN from the coding sequence ATGTTCGTCACGCCCGCCTGGGACCAGGCCCTCTTCACCTGGATCAACACACGTCACGCCCCGGCCGCGGACTGGCTCATGCTGGCCGTGTCCGAGGCCTGGCTGGCCTGGGCGCTGGGGGGGCTGGTCCTGGCCCTGTACGTCTGGAGAAAGGGGGTGCGGAGCGCCTTGCCGCTGCTGCTCATTCCCCTGGCCGTGGGGGCGGCGGACTTCTCCACCAAGCACCTCAAGGACGCCAATTGCCGCGCGCGGCCCCTCAACACCCTTCCGCACACCCGCTTCTTCGAGGACGGCGTCTGGCAGAAGAGGCCGGCCGGGTTCTCCCGCAAGCCCGGCTGCGGCTCCTCCTACCCGTCCGCCCACGCGGCCAACACCATGGCCGCGGCCTCCTCGGTGATGTTCCTCATCCCCCAGACCCGCCCGTGGCTGCTGGCCCTGCCCGCCGTCACCGGCTATTCCAGGGTTTATTTGGGTAAGCACTATCCCACGGACGTGCTGGCCGGATGGGTGGTGGGACTGGCCTGGGCCGCCTTCGTCCGTATGCTCTTCATGTGGTGGCGGCGACGGCGGAATTGA